A window of Thermus antranikianii DSM 12462 contains these coding sequences:
- the coaE gene encoding dephospho-CoA kinase (Dephospho-CoA kinase (CoaE) performs the final step in coenzyme A biosynthesis.) has translation MGDRAKHPIIIGITGNIGSGKSTVAALLRSWGYPVLDLDELAARAREDKKAELKRLFPEAFAGEELDRRALAQLVFSDPERLKALEDLLHPEVRRLLAEELARIKAPLIFLEIPLLFEKGWEAHLDGTLLVAAPVEERVRRVVARSGLSREEVLARERAQMPEEEKRKRATWVLENQGGLKELEEGLREILARIQERFGLS, from the coding sequence ATGGGCGATCGGGCGAAGCACCCCATCATTATCGGCATCACCGGGAACATCGGAAGCGGCAAGAGCACGGTGGCCGCTCTCCTAAGGTCCTGGGGCTACCCCGTCTTGGATCTGGATGAGCTGGCGGCACGGGCCAGGGAGGACAAGAAGGCGGAGCTTAAGCGGCTTTTCCCGGAGGCCTTTGCGGGCGAGGAGCTGGACCGGAGGGCGCTGGCCCAGCTGGTCTTTTCCGACCCGGAAAGGCTTAAGGCCCTCGAAGACCTCCTCCACCCCGAGGTGCGGAGGCTTTTGGCTGAGGAGCTGGCCCGCATAAAAGCCCCCTTGATCTTCCTGGAAATCCCCCTGCTTTTTGAGAAGGGGTGGGAGGCCCATCTGGATGGAACCCTTTTGGTGGCGGCTCCTGTAGAGGAGCGGGTGAGGCGGGTGGTGGCGCGCTCTGGGCTTTCGCGGGAGGAGGTCCTGGCCCGGGAAAGGGCCCAGATGCCCGAGGAGGAGAAGAGGAAGCGGGCCACCTGGGTTTTGGAGAATCAAGGAGGGCTTAAGGAGCTGGAGGAGGGGCTGAGGGAGATCCTGGCCCGGATCCAGGAGCGTTTTGGGCTAAGCTAA
- a CDS encoding SDR family oxidoreductase: MRVALVSGASRGIGEAIARLLHAKGYRVGLFARDEGRLKALASELGEGAMALPGDVRFFADWQKAVAGLLEAYGRLDLLVNNAGIGVMKPVAELSEEEFRQVLEVNLVGPFLGLKAALPALLASRGVVVNIGSLAGKNAFKGGAAYNASKFGLLGLMGAAMLELREAGVRVVNILPGSVDTGFAGNTPGASWKLSPLDVAQTVLFAAEMPERAMVSEIELRPTHTAPKVG; encoded by the coding sequence ATGCGGGTGGCCTTGGTATCGGGGGCGAGCCGGGGGATTGGGGAGGCCATCGCCCGGCTTCTACACGCTAAAGGGTACAGGGTGGGGCTTTTTGCCCGGGATGAAGGGAGGCTTAAGGCCTTGGCCTCGGAGCTGGGGGAAGGGGCCATGGCCTTGCCCGGGGACGTGCGTTTCTTTGCGGACTGGCAGAAGGCGGTGGCGGGCCTCTTGGAGGCTTACGGCCGGCTGGACCTCCTGGTCAACAACGCCGGGATTGGCGTGATGAAGCCCGTGGCCGAGCTCAGCGAGGAGGAGTTCCGCCAGGTTTTGGAGGTGAACCTGGTGGGGCCCTTTTTAGGCCTCAAGGCGGCTTTGCCAGCCCTCTTGGCCTCGAGGGGGGTGGTGGTGAACATCGGCAGCCTGGCGGGCAAGAATGCCTTCAAGGGCGGGGCCGCCTATAACGCCAGCAAGTTCGGGCTTTTGGGCCTCATGGGGGCGGCCATGCTGGAGCTCCGGGAGGCTGGCGTGCGGGTGGTGAATATCCTGCCAGGCTCGGTGGACACGGGCTTTGCCGGCAACACCCCGGGGGCGTCTTGGAAGCTTTCCCCTCTTGATGTGGCCCAGACGGTGCTTTTTGCAGCGGAGATGCCGGAAAGGGCTATGGTGAGCGAGATAGAGCTCCGTCCCACCCACACTGCCCCCAAGGTGGGCTAA
- a CDS encoding SufE family protein, with protein sequence MALPKKLQEALDLIRAMPKELKAQVLLEYAKKVPTPPPGVELERVHECQTPFFLRAEVEGGRVRLHFFVPDEAPTVKAFAGLLKEGLEGEPPEAVLSVPPTFYRGAGLEELLTPLRLRGLEAALLRLQGQVQRALS encoded by the coding sequence ATGGCCTTGCCCAAGAAGCTTCAGGAAGCCCTGGATCTGATTCGGGCCATGCCCAAGGAGCTCAAGGCCCAGGTGCTCCTGGAATACGCCAAAAAGGTGCCCACCCCGCCTCCTGGGGTGGAGCTGGAGCGGGTTCATGAATGCCAGACCCCCTTCTTCCTGAGGGCGGAGGTGGAGGGAGGAAGGGTTAGGCTTCACTTCTTCGTCCCCGATGAAGCCCCCACGGTGAAAGCCTTTGCGGGCCTCTTGAAGGAGGGCCTCGAGGGGGAGCCCCCTGAGGCGGTGCTTTCCGTGCCCCCCACCTTCTACCGGGGAGCAGGGCTAGAGGAACTCCTCACCCCCTTACGGCTGAGGGGCCTCGAGGCGGCCCTCTTGCGGCTCCAAGGCCAGGTGCAAAGGGCTCTTTCCTAG
- a CDS encoding glycerol-3-phosphate acyltransferase: MSVALLLGYFLGSLPIAYWFGALRGRNLLQEGSGNPGALNAYRVLGPVPGFMVLLLDLFKGILAVALGEGVGGGPLSGLAGGVGAVWGHAFSPWLLFKGGKGLAVGAGVLFAVDPRLLFLSLLLFATLFALFRRPYRVALAVALAQPFLASFLHPAPAYLLFGLGLGLPVALRHLKDGRR; this comes from the coding sequence ATGTCCGTAGCCCTTCTCCTTGGGTACTTCCTGGGAAGCTTGCCCATCGCCTACTGGTTTGGAGCCCTTCGGGGAAGGAACCTCCTTCAGGAGGGATCGGGCAACCCAGGGGCCTTGAACGCCTACCGGGTGCTGGGGCCGGTGCCGGGTTTCATGGTTCTCCTCCTGGACCTCTTCAAGGGAATCCTGGCGGTGGCCCTGGGAGAGGGAGTGGGGGGAGGCCCTCTGAGCGGCCTTGCCGGGGGCGTGGGAGCGGTGTGGGGGCATGCCTTCTCCCCCTGGCTCCTCTTCAAGGGGGGTAAGGGTCTGGCTGTGGGGGCCGGGGTGCTCTTTGCGGTGGACCCCCGGCTTCTCTTCCTTTCCCTCCTGCTTTTCGCTACCCTCTTCGCCCTTTTCCGAAGGCCCTACCGGGTGGCCCTGGCCGTGGCCTTGGCCCAGCCCTTCCTGGCCAGCTTCCTGCACCCGGCTCCCGCTTACCTCCTTTTTGGGTTGGGGCTTGGTCTTCCCGTGGCCTTACGCCACCTCAAGGACGGGCGCCGCTAG
- a CDS encoding branched-chain amino acid ABC transporter permease: protein MYRLAKQLTDAFSRRFARAVRETYRQDEAYASTPLGRLALGVFLVLLLLLPLLLPPYPMYVTTLVTIGALSALGLHLLVGGAGQISLGHAAFMGVGAYAASHLYGPLAPLGILLGGSIAALLGLVLGLPSLRIKGVYLAIATLAFQFLADYVFKNWEAVTGGIRGRTLPPAELLGFVLDTPGRLWYLVLVFALPLFFYGKRLLMTRAGRAFMAVRDNDLSARVAGVDLVRVKLLAFALSAFYAGVAGGLLAQLYKAVTPEYFPLTVSIQYLAMVIVGGAGTVLGAVLGAFFILLIPEVLNSLVGSLGPQYAATLAAWRNVVFGLLILAFLILEPLGLVGLWGRIRNYFRTWPLPY from the coding sequence ATGTACCGCCTTGCCAAACAGCTCACCGACGCCTTTAGCCGCCGCTTTGCTCGTGCGGTGCGGGAAACCTATCGGCAGGACGAAGCCTATGCTAGCACGCCCCTGGGGCGTTTGGCCCTGGGGGTTTTCCTGGTTCTCCTCCTTCTTCTTCCCCTTTTGCTTCCCCCCTATCCCATGTACGTGACCACCCTAGTGACCATCGGGGCCTTAAGCGCCTTGGGCCTCCACCTCCTGGTGGGGGGTGCGGGGCAGATCTCCTTGGGCCACGCCGCCTTCATGGGGGTGGGAGCCTACGCCGCAAGCCACCTCTATGGCCCCTTGGCTCCCTTGGGCATCCTCCTCGGAGGAAGCATCGCCGCCCTTTTGGGCCTCGTGCTTGGCCTTCCCTCCTTGCGCATCAAGGGGGTGTACCTGGCCATCGCCACCCTGGCCTTCCAGTTCCTGGCGGATTACGTCTTCAAAAACTGGGAAGCGGTCACAGGAGGTATCCGGGGGCGTACCCTGCCCCCTGCGGAGCTACTCGGTTTCGTCCTGGACACCCCCGGGAGGCTTTGGTACCTGGTGCTCGTGTTCGCCCTACCCCTGTTCTTTTACGGCAAGCGCCTCCTCATGACCCGGGCGGGCCGCGCCTTCATGGCCGTGCGGGATAACGACCTCTCCGCCCGGGTGGCGGGGGTAGACCTGGTACGGGTAAAGCTCTTGGCCTTTGCCCTCTCCGCCTTCTACGCCGGGGTGGCCGGGGGGCTTCTGGCCCAGCTCTACAAGGCGGTAACCCCCGAGTACTTCCCCCTCACGGTGAGCATCCAGTACCTGGCCATGGTCATCGTGGGTGGAGCGGGCACGGTGCTGGGGGCGGTTTTGGGAGCCTTCTTCATCCTCCTCATCCCTGAGGTTTTAAACAGCCTGGTGGGATCCCTTGGCCCCCAGTACGCCGCCACCTTGGCCGCCTGGCGCAACGTGGTCTTCGGCCTCCTCATCCTGGCCTTTCTGATCCTGGAACCCCTGGGATTGGTGGGTCTTTGGGGAAGGATCCGCAACTACTTCCGCACCTGGCCCCTCCCCTACTGA